A window of Cellulomonas fimi contains these coding sequences:
- a CDS encoding toxic anion resistance protein, whose amino-acid sequence MSDPRTLAMDESRGSSALAVRSSSPVTGRRPEDVGGLALVDEEVEQRLAVTARSLLDDLLDVPLHGPELRTRLTGLIRLGDAPMHEVGDSVARVLRRPTGALSGGEDPVARTGAVLAEVRQLVVERDLARHVPAPPAGVEQLDALTRDLLRGQDALRHDNAALQTERDALWQSLGRLADTAVLVRLLGDGLERRVAALRAQGRSDDATTLESDALLAVRRNHQDLLTQLAVGVQGYLALDVVRRTNVELVESVDRALDTVAALRVAAMVDLGRS is encoded by the coding sequence ATGTCGGACCCGCGCACCCTCGCCATGGACGAGTCACGAGGCTCGTCGGCGCTCGCGGTGCGGTCGTCGTCACCGGTGACGGGTCGACGACCGGAGGACGTCGGGGGCCTGGCGCTGGTCGACGAGGAGGTGGAGCAGCGGCTCGCGGTGACGGCGCGGTCTCTTCTCGACGACCTGCTCGACGTACCGCTGCACGGCCCAGAGCTCCGGACGAGGCTGACCGGGCTCATCCGGCTGGGCGACGCGCCGATGCACGAGGTCGGCGACTCGGTCGCCCGGGTGCTCCGCCGACCGACGGGGGCACTCTCCGGCGGCGAGGACCCCGTCGCACGCACGGGCGCGGTCCTGGCGGAGGTCCGCCAGCTCGTCGTCGAGCGGGACCTGGCCCGGCACGTCCCGGCGCCGCCGGCAGGTGTCGAGCAGCTCGACGCCCTCACGCGGGACCTCCTGCGAGGCCAGGACGCGCTGCGGCACGACAACGCGGCCCTGCAGACCGAGCGCGACGCCCTCTGGCAGTCGCTGGGCCGGCTCGCGGACACCGCGGTCCTCGTCCGCCTCCTGGGCGACGGCCTCGAGCGGCGGGTCGCCGCGCTGCGCGCCCAGGGCAGGAGCGACGACGCCACGACGCTCGAGTCGGACGCCCTGCTCGCCGTGCGCCGGAACCATCAGGACCTGCTGACCCAGCTCGCGGTCGGGGTCCAGGGCTACCTGGCGCTCGACGTCGTGCGGAGGACCAACGTCGAGCTCGTCGAGAGCGTGGACCGCGCCCTCGACACGGTGGCCGCGCTGCGCGTCGCCGCCATGGTGGATCTCGGGAGGAGCTGA
- a CDS encoding CBS domain-containing protein — protein MTRTVSDHMTAHPTVVEVTDTLQAVAQTMATQDVGSLVVAENGAVVGIVTDRDLVVRGFAQGIGLDAPVGQLATGDLVTVGADDDVDDVVRIMREKAVRRVPVVDGDRAVGIVSIGDLAVDLDPDSALADISEAPPND, from the coding sequence ATGACTCGCACGGTCTCCGACCACATGACGGCGCACCCGACGGTCGTCGAGGTCACCGACACGCTGCAGGCCGTCGCACAGACGATGGCGACGCAGGACGTCGGCTCGCTCGTCGTCGCCGAGAACGGTGCCGTCGTCGGCATCGTCACCGACCGTGACCTCGTGGTGCGCGGCTTCGCGCAGGGCATCGGCCTCGACGCACCCGTCGGGCAGCTCGCCACGGGCGACCTCGTCACCGTCGGCGCGGACGACGACGTCGACGACGTCGTCCGCATCATGCGGGAGAAGGCGGTCCGCCGCGTCCCCGTCGTCGACGGCGACCGGGCGGTCGGGATCGTCAGCATCGGTGACCTCGCCGTCGACCTCGACCCCGACTCGGCCCTGGCCGACATCTCCGAGGCCCCGCCCAACGACTGA
- a CDS encoding GntP family permease has protein sequence MVHALVTAAPEGISDVRLVVAAVIGIAVIVVLIVWAKLHPFLALTIGSGVLAVVAGIAYPDAFASFVKGVGETVAGVGLLIALGAIIGKLLVDSGGADEIVDTILARTTVGRLPWAMALIAFVIGIPLFFEVGVVLLIPVVMLVARRSHVPLILVGIPALAGLSALHGLVPPHPGPLIAIDAVGADLGLTLGLGLLVAVPTVIISGPLLARPMARWVPIEAPERFLDEVERDDEHRRPAFATALAVVLLPVVLMLARTVVEAAGAEESGAGRALAFLGTPLVALLVTSLVALVALGTALGRTRQQVSTLVDRSFAPIASILLIVAAGGGFKSTLVDSGVGDVIANALADAPISPLLAGWLVAVLIRLATGSATVATITAAGIVAPLAADLTPTHVALLVLAIGAGSVFLSHVNDAGFWLVKEYFRMTVGQTFKTWSLMETVLSVTGLVFVLLLSLVL, from the coding sequence GTGGTCCACGCGCTCGTCACCGCGGCTCCCGAGGGCATCAGCGACGTCCGGCTCGTCGTCGCCGCCGTCATCGGCATCGCCGTGATCGTCGTGCTCATCGTCTGGGCCAAGCTGCACCCGTTCCTCGCGCTGACCATCGGCTCCGGCGTCCTCGCCGTCGTCGCGGGCATCGCCTACCCCGACGCGTTCGCGAGCTTCGTGAAAGGCGTGGGGGAGACCGTCGCCGGGGTCGGCCTGCTCATCGCGCTCGGCGCGATCATCGGCAAGCTGCTCGTCGACAGCGGAGGCGCCGACGAGATCGTCGACACGATCCTCGCCCGCACGACCGTCGGCCGGTTGCCGTGGGCGATGGCGCTCATCGCGTTCGTCATCGGCATCCCGCTGTTCTTCGAGGTCGGGGTCGTGCTGCTCATCCCCGTCGTCATGCTCGTCGCCCGCCGCTCGCACGTGCCGCTGATCCTCGTCGGCATCCCCGCGCTCGCGGGCCTGTCCGCGCTGCACGGCCTCGTCCCGCCGCACCCGGGGCCGCTCATCGCGATCGACGCCGTCGGCGCGGACCTCGGCCTGACCCTCGGGCTCGGCCTGCTCGTCGCCGTCCCGACCGTCATCATCAGCGGGCCGCTCCTCGCGCGCCCCATGGCCCGGTGGGTGCCGATCGAGGCCCCCGAGCGCTTCCTCGACGAGGTCGAGCGCGACGACGAGCACCGCCGACCCGCGTTCGCGACCGCGCTCGCGGTCGTCCTGCTCCCGGTCGTGCTCATGCTCGCGCGCACCGTCGTCGAGGCCGCCGGGGCGGAGGAGAGCGGCGCCGGTCGCGCGCTCGCGTTCCTCGGGACGCCCCTGGTCGCGCTGCTCGTCACGTCGCTCGTCGCGCTCGTCGCGCTCGGCACCGCGCTCGGCCGCACGCGGCAGCAGGTCAGCACCCTCGTCGACCGGTCCTTCGCTCCGATCGCGTCGATCCTGCTCATCGTCGCCGCGGGCGGCGGCTTCAAGTCGACCCTCGTCGACTCCGGCGTCGGCGACGTCATCGCGAACGCCCTCGCCGACGCGCCCATCTCGCCGCTGCTCGCGGGCTGGCTCGTCGCCGTGCTGATCCGCCTCGCGACCGGGTCCGCGACCGTCGCGACCATCACCGCCGCGGGCATCGTCGCGCCGCTCGCCGCCGACCTCACGCCCACGCACGTCGCGCTGCTCGTGCTCGCGATCGGCGCCGGGTCCGTCTTCCTCAGCCACGTCAACGACGCCGGGTTCTGGCTGGTCAAGGAGTACTTCCGCATGACCGTGGGCCAGACGTTCAAGACGTGGTCCCTCATGGAGACCGTCCTGTCCGTCACCGGCCTGGTGTTCGTCCTGCTGCTGAGTCTCGTGCTGTGA
- a CDS encoding gluconokinase, which produces MPVEHVVVMGVAGSGKTTVGRLLAERLARPYAEADEFHPAENVAKMAAGTPLTDEDRAPWLAAIRDWLTARSRAGQDTVVTCSALKVAYRDVLREADGRVRFLHLSGPGDLIAERMTHRAGHFMPTSLLPSQLATLEPLTAAEDGVTVVVDVPPAEVVDRALRALHPSAPA; this is translated from the coding sequence ATGCCGGTCGAGCACGTCGTCGTCATGGGCGTCGCCGGGTCGGGCAAGACGACCGTCGGCCGGCTGCTCGCGGAACGGCTCGCACGGCCCTACGCCGAGGCCGACGAGTTCCACCCGGCCGAGAACGTCGCGAAGATGGCCGCCGGCACACCGTTGACCGACGAGGACCGCGCCCCCTGGCTCGCCGCGATCCGCGACTGGCTCACCGCCCGGTCGCGCGCCGGGCAGGACACCGTCGTCACCTGCTCCGCCCTCAAGGTCGCCTACCGCGACGTCCTGCGGGAGGCCGACGGACGCGTCCGCTTCCTGCACCTCTCCGGCCCCGGCGACCTCATCGCCGAGCGCATGACGCACCGCGCCGGCCACTTCATGCCGACGTCGCTGCTCCCGTCGCAGCTCGCGACGCTCGAGCCGCTCACCGCGGCCGAGGACGGTGTGACCGTCGTCGTCGACGTCCCGCCCGCCGAGGTCGTCGACCGCGCGCTGCGCGCGCTGCACCCGTCCGCTCCCGCCTGA
- a CDS encoding YdeI/OmpD-associated family protein, which translates to MTTFRTVLVRSGARNVGIDVPEEVVLGLGAGRRPPVVVTLNGYTYRSTVAPMGGRFLVPVSAAVRAEAGVAGDEEHDVTLVLDDQPRTVEVPDDLAAALEGAGVRAAFDALAPSHRKEHVRSVVEAKQQPTRERRVAKLVDALR; encoded by the coding sequence GTGACCACGTTCCGCACCGTGCTGGTCCGGTCCGGCGCCCGCAACGTCGGCATCGACGTCCCCGAGGAGGTCGTGCTCGGCCTGGGCGCGGGCCGGCGCCCTCCTGTGGTGGTGACGCTCAACGGCTACACCTACCGCTCGACGGTGGCGCCGATGGGCGGCCGCTTCCTGGTGCCGGTCTCGGCGGCGGTGCGCGCGGAGGCCGGCGTCGCGGGCGACGAGGAGCACGACGTGACGCTGGTGCTCGACGACCAGCCGCGCACGGTCGAGGTCCCCGACGACCTCGCGGCGGCCCTGGAGGGTGCTGGCGTGCGGGCGGCGTTCGACGCGTTGGCGCCGTCGCACCGCAAGGAGCACGTGCGCAGCGTGGTCGAGGCCAAGCAGCAGCCGACGCGCGAGCGACGGGTCGCGAAGCTCGTCGACGCGCTCCGCTGA
- a CDS encoding PASTA domain-containing protein, translating into MKLPATRTRLVVGAASAALAATAFLAGCSDSGSDDDATPTGTSAEVTSGADEEASGTVEVIDQTHLLLTTAQDTLEARGLTVETVDATGQGRTVDDPTLWVVVAQDPLSGEVEAGSVVTLDVRRTDDPAS; encoded by the coding sequence ATGAAGCTGCCCGCCACCCGCACGCGACTCGTCGTCGGCGCCGCGTCCGCCGCGCTCGCCGCGACCGCGTTCCTCGCCGGCTGCTCGGACTCCGGCTCGGACGACGACGCGACGCCGACCGGCACGAGCGCGGAGGTCACCTCCGGCGCCGACGAGGAGGCGTCCGGCACGGTCGAGGTCATCGACCAGACGCACCTGCTGCTCACGACCGCGCAGGACACGCTCGAGGCGCGCGGCCTCACCGTCGAGACGGTCGACGCGACGGGCCAGGGCCGCACGGTCGACGACCCGACGCTCTGGGTCGTCGTCGCGCAGGACCCGCTGTCCGGCGAGGTCGAGGCCGGCTCCGTCGTGACGCTCGACGTGCGTCGCACGGACGACCCGGCGTCCTGA
- a CDS encoding SGNH/GDSL hydrolase family protein, giving the protein MTTTFLRPGDRVLLTGDSVTDWGRDRSDPASLGHGYAGIVAALAGARRPDLGLGFLNRGVGGDTSAMLRARWEVDALALEPQVVSVLVGINDTWRRYDSGVPTSTAEYEDNLSAMLSSAADRLGARFVLVEPFLVPVTPDQHAWRADLDPRIAVVRRLAAEHRAVLVPADGLFAAAAVRTAPAAWASDGVHPTPAGFGLLAEAWLDAVGLGTR; this is encoded by the coding sequence GTGACGACGACGTTCCTGCGCCCGGGCGACCGGGTCCTGCTCACCGGCGACTCCGTGACGGACTGGGGGCGCGACCGCTCCGACCCCGCGAGCCTGGGGCACGGGTACGCCGGGATCGTCGCCGCCCTGGCGGGGGCCCGCCGCCCCGACCTCGGCCTGGGGTTCCTCAACCGCGGGGTCGGCGGCGACACGTCCGCGATGCTGCGGGCCCGGTGGGAGGTCGACGCGCTCGCGCTCGAGCCGCAGGTGGTGTCCGTCCTGGTCGGCATCAACGACACGTGGCGGCGCTACGACTCGGGCGTCCCGACGTCGACCGCGGAGTACGAGGACAACCTCTCAGCGATGCTGTCGTCCGCCGCCGACCGTCTCGGGGCGCGCTTCGTGCTCGTCGAGCCGTTCCTCGTCCCCGTCACGCCCGACCAGCACGCGTGGCGCGCGGACCTCGACCCGAGGATCGCGGTCGTCCGGCGGCTGGCCGCCGAGCACCGCGCGGTGCTCGTCCCGGCCGACGGGCTGTTCGCCGCCGCCGCGGTGCGCACGGCACCGGCGGCCTGGGCCTCCGACGGCGTGCACCCGACGCCCGCAGGCTTCGGGCTGCTCGCGGAGGCGTGGCTCGACGCCGTCGGGCTGGGTACGCGCTGA
- the cysK gene encoding cysteine synthase A, with product MARIYDDATALIGNTPLVRINKITDGAPATVVGKLEFYNPANSVKDRIGVAIIDAAEASGDLKPGGTIVEATSGNTGIALAFVGAARGYKVVLTMPETMSKERRALLRAFGAELILTPGSEGMKGAVNKADEIVKEREGAILARQFANEANPAIHRRTTAEEIWADTDGEIDILVAGIGTGGTITGVGQVLKERKPGVKIVGVEPAESPILNGGAPGPHKIQGIGANFVPEILDTSVYDEIIDVDAETAVATARRAAAEEGLLVGISSGAALHAAKLLAERPENAGKLIVAIIPSFGERYLSTILYADLLD from the coding sequence ATGGCCCGCATCTACGACGACGCGACCGCGCTGATCGGCAACACCCCGCTGGTCCGCATCAACAAGATCACCGACGGCGCCCCCGCCACCGTGGTCGGCAAGCTCGAGTTCTACAACCCGGCCAACTCCGTCAAGGACCGCATCGGCGTCGCGATCATCGACGCGGCCGAGGCGTCGGGCGACCTCAAGCCGGGCGGCACGATCGTCGAGGCGACCTCCGGCAACACGGGCATCGCGCTCGCGTTCGTCGGTGCGGCGCGCGGCTACAAGGTCGTGCTGACGATGCCGGAGACGATGTCGAAGGAGCGGCGTGCGCTGCTGCGCGCGTTCGGCGCCGAGCTCATCCTCACGCCCGGCTCGGAGGGCATGAAGGGCGCGGTCAACAAGGCCGACGAGATCGTGAAGGAGCGCGAGGGCGCCATCCTCGCCCGCCAGTTCGCGAACGAGGCCAACCCCGCGATCCACCGCCGCACGACGGCCGAGGAGATCTGGGCCGACACGGACGGCGAGATCGACATCCTCGTCGCCGGCATCGGCACGGGCGGCACGATCACGGGCGTCGGGCAGGTGCTCAAGGAGCGCAAGCCGGGCGTCAAGATCGTCGGCGTCGAGCCGGCCGAGTCGCCGATCCTCAACGGCGGCGCCCCCGGCCCGCACAAGATCCAGGGCATCGGCGCGAACTTCGTGCCGGAGATCCTCGACACGTCCGTCTACGACGAGATCATCGACGTCGACGCCGAGACGGCCGTCGCGACCGCTCGCCGTGCCGCCGCCGAGGAGGGCCTGCTGGTCGGCATCTCGTCGGGTGCCGCGCTGCACGCCGCGAAGCTGCTCGCGGAGCGCCCGGAGAACGCCGGCAAGCTGATCGTCGCGATCATCCCGTCGTTCGGCGAGCGCTACCTGTCGACGATCCTCTACGCCGACCTGCTCGACTGA
- the epsC gene encoding serine O-acetyltransferase EpsC → MTAPLRLLDLLREDLDAARHRDPAARSALEVALGYPGVHAVWVYRVAHRMWREPGLRLPARLLSQLARAATGIEIHPGARLGRRLFIDHGMGVVVGETAEVGDDVVLFHGSTLGGKSMRRGKRHPTLGDGVVVGAGAKILGPVWVGNGAQVGANAVVIHDVPADAIAVGVPAQIRLRPKAAPFDVEVDDPAIYI, encoded by the coding sequence ATGACCGCACCCCTGCGCCTGCTGGACCTCCTGAGGGAGGACCTCGACGCCGCCCGCCACCGCGACCCCGCGGCGCGCTCGGCCCTCGAGGTCGCCCTCGGCTACCCCGGCGTGCACGCGGTGTGGGTCTACCGGGTGGCGCACCGGATGTGGCGGGAGCCCGGTCTCCGGCTGCCCGCGCGACTGCTGTCGCAGCTCGCGCGGGCAGCCACCGGGATCGAGATCCACCCCGGGGCCCGGCTCGGGCGACGGCTGTTCATCGACCACGGCATGGGCGTGGTCGTCGGCGAGACCGCCGAGGTCGGCGACGACGTGGTGCTGTTCCACGGGTCGACGCTCGGGGGCAAGTCCATGCGGCGCGGCAAGCGCCACCCCACGCTCGGCGACGGCGTCGTCGTCGGCGCGGGCGCGAAGATCCTCGGACCGGTGTGGGTCGGCAACGGCGCGCAGGTCGGCGCGAACGCGGTCGTGATCCACGACGTGCCTGCCGACGCGATCGCCGTCGGCGTCCCAGCGCAGATCCGGCTCCGCCCGAAGGCGGCACCGTTCGACGTCGAGGTCGACGACCCCGCGATCTACATCTGA
- a CDS encoding GntR family transcriptional regulator, with protein sequence MLLRVDPSSPEPLFQQLADQVRRAAARGELTAGTRLPAARELSTSLDINLHTVLRAYQELRDEGVIELRRGRGAVVARTDDLAALHEAVDQVVQTARRLRVPPATTLALLKEALR encoded by the coding sequence ATGCTCCTGCGCGTCGACCCCTCCTCGCCCGAGCCGCTGTTCCAGCAGCTCGCGGACCAGGTGCGCCGCGCCGCGGCCCGCGGCGAGCTGACCGCCGGCACCCGCCTCCCCGCGGCCCGCGAGCTCTCCACGTCGCTCGACATCAACCTGCACACGGTGCTGCGCGCCTACCAGGAGCTGCGCGACGAGGGCGTCATCGAGCTGCGCCGCGGCCGTGGCGCCGTCGTCGCGCGCACCGACGACCTCGCCGCGCTGCACGAGGCCGTCGACCAGGTCGTGCAGACCGCGCGCCGCCTGCGCGTCCCGCCCGCCACCACGCTCGCCCTGCTGAAGGAGGCCCTCCGGTGA
- a CDS encoding DUF1648 domain-containing protein, whose product MTTTRRPTIPHRRATTLLTLVAPLALAGLAVAVALTWADDLPDPVATHWGPGGTPDDFSSLTGALTLLVLTSAFLSLSCWLLALRLGAEATTRRIAAGTSVGVTALLAVVVVGSLAQQRGLADARDAGPVTGVLVGAFAAGIALGVLAALLVPGDPDVTATDAPPADAARLPLAPGERAAWTATVWSPAAVGVALPVVALQVVLSILLDTWVLIAVAAVIAALLATMLVLRVTVSAAGLVARSPLGWPRVHVPLDQVVAAHAEAVSPLRDFGGWGYRVALDGRAGFVLRAGDAIVVERTGGRTTVVTVDDAATAAALLNTLAERARVS is encoded by the coding sequence GTGACCACCACCCGCCGCCCGACCATCCCTCACCGCCGCGCGACGACGCTGCTCACGCTCGTGGCACCGCTCGCGCTCGCGGGCCTCGCCGTGGCCGTCGCGCTGACCTGGGCCGACGACCTCCCGGACCCGGTCGCCACCCACTGGGGGCCGGGCGGCACGCCCGACGACTTCTCGTCGCTCACCGGTGCGCTCACGCTCCTCGTCCTGACGTCGGCGTTCCTCTCCCTGTCCTGCTGGCTGCTGGCCCTGCGGCTCGGGGCCGAGGCGACGACGCGACGCATCGCCGCCGGGACGTCGGTCGGCGTCACGGCGCTCCTCGCGGTGGTCGTCGTCGGCTCGCTCGCCCAGCAGCGCGGTCTCGCCGACGCGCGCGACGCGGGTCCCGTGACGGGCGTGCTCGTCGGCGCCTTCGCGGCCGGGATCGCCCTCGGCGTGCTCGCGGCGCTGCTCGTGCCCGGCGACCCCGACGTCACCGCGACCGACGCACCCCCGGCAGACGCCGCCCGGCTGCCCCTCGCTCCTGGCGAGCGCGCGGCGTGGACCGCCACCGTCTGGTCGCCGGCGGCGGTGGGCGTCGCGCTGCCCGTCGTCGCGCTGCAGGTCGTGCTGTCGATCCTGCTGGACACGTGGGTCCTGATCGCCGTCGCCGCGGTCATCGCCGCGCTGCTCGCGACGATGCTCGTCCTGCGGGTCACGGTCAGTGCCGCGGGGCTCGTCGCACGCTCCCCGCTGGGCTGGCCGCGGGTGCACGTCCCCCTCGACCAGGTCGTGGCGGCCCACGCCGAGGCCGTCAGCCCACTGCGGGACTTCGGCGGCTGGGGCTACCGCGTGGCGCTCGACGGTCGCGCGGGGTTCGTGCTGCGTGCGGGCGACGCGATCGTCGTCGAGCGCACGGGCGGACGCACCACCGTCGTCACGGTCGACGACGCCGCGACGGCCGCGGCCCTGCTCAACACGCTCGCGGAACGCGCCCGCGTGTCCTGA
- a CDS encoding GntR family transcriptional regulator, protein MPIPTGPARAPRGPLRDVVYATLLDEIVTGVLPPGSDLSDEQVAQRLGVSRTPVREALDRLAAIDLVRVAPRRWTQVAPLDVRDAHDALDVSTTLLGHVLRGVSARLTPEDREVLQAYLDDGLRDAGTYAAALRQREPERTVLPVVLERHGNVAVARAHGILMPTVRRYLIQRHDTLDLDAALPPLRQSLRGAIDGDGRAARDGIVGWARALVPEAYAPRPVTVDAETERPQPTLAGEPATGDRTTTLAARTAADLRAAILDGTLEPGEVLREQPLMEWLGVSRTPLRVALTQLEFSGLVELTHHRLTRVSGLDERLAADRAELMWLLHRRAVDLAVPRLSPVRLSRLDAAVRVMDSAVDAGDLRTAAAYAVHWTGLLDDASGNRVLVRLTDLVRPTVQRHIAMAWDAARWRTMVAVLAAATRALADGDGPRARAALDEMHLVPPYPDGPAD, encoded by the coding sequence GTGCCCATCCCCACCGGCCCCGCGCGGGCCCCGCGCGGCCCGCTGCGGGACGTCGTCTACGCCACCCTGCTCGACGAGATCGTGACGGGCGTCCTGCCGCCCGGCTCGGACCTCTCCGACGAGCAGGTCGCGCAGCGGCTCGGGGTGTCGCGGACCCCGGTCCGCGAGGCGCTCGACCGGCTCGCCGCGATCGACCTCGTCCGCGTGGCGCCGCGCCGGTGGACGCAGGTGGCCCCGCTCGACGTCCGCGACGCGCACGACGCGCTCGACGTGTCGACGACGCTGCTCGGGCACGTCCTGCGCGGCGTGTCCGCGCGGCTCACGCCGGAGGACCGCGAGGTGCTGCAGGCCTACCTCGACGACGGGCTGCGCGACGCCGGCACGTACGCGGCGGCGCTGCGCCAGCGGGAGCCCGAGCGCACCGTGCTGCCCGTCGTGCTCGAGCGGCACGGGAACGTCGCCGTCGCGCGCGCGCACGGCATCCTCATGCCGACCGTCCGGCGGTACCTCATCCAGCGCCACGACACGCTCGACCTCGACGCGGCCCTCCCCCCGTTGCGGCAGTCGCTGCGCGGGGCGATCGACGGCGACGGGCGGGCGGCGCGCGACGGGATCGTCGGCTGGGCGCGCGCGCTCGTCCCCGAGGCGTACGCGCCTCGCCCGGTGACGGTCGACGCCGAGACGGAGCGGCCGCAGCCGACGCTCGCGGGCGAACCGGCGACGGGTGACCGCACGACGACGCTCGCCGCCCGGACGGCCGCCGACCTGCGCGCGGCGATCCTCGACGGCACGCTCGAACCGGGCGAGGTCCTGCGGGAACAGCCGCTCATGGAGTGGCTGGGCGTCTCGCGGACGCCGCTGCGCGTCGCGCTCACGCAGCTCGAGTTCAGCGGGCTCGTCGAGCTCACCCACCACCGGCTCACGCGCGTCTCGGGTCTCGACGAGCGGCTCGCGGCCGACCGCGCGGAGCTCATGTGGCTGCTGCACCGCCGGGCGGTGGACCTCGCCGTCCCGCGCCTCTCGCCCGTGCGGCTCAGCCGGCTCGACGCCGCGGTGCGCGTGATGGACAGTGCGGTCGACGCCGGCGACCTGCGCACCGCGGCGGCGTACGCGGTGCACTGGACCGGCCTGCTCGACGACGCGTCGGGCAACCGGGTCCTCGTCCGGCTGACCGACCTCGTGCGCCCGACGGTGCAGCGGCACATCGCGATGGCGTGGGACGCCGCCCGCTGGCGGACGATGGTCGCCGTCCTGGCCGCCGCGACCCGCGCGCTCGCCGACGGCGACGGCCCGCGTGCGCGCGCGGCGCTCGACGAGATGCACCTCGTCCCGCCGTACCCGGACGGGCCGGCCGACTGA
- a CDS encoding LLM class F420-dependent oxidoreductase yields MRLGYYVGYWSAGPPPGAQEAVLAAEQLGFDSVWTAEAYGSDALTPLAWWGARTSTIRLGTAIAQLSARTPTATAMAALTLDHLSGGRFVLGLGASGPQVVEGWYGQPYPRPLARTREYVDVVRQVLAREAPVTYDGDFYRLPLPADEGTGLGKPLRPTVHPLRADLPIHLAAEGPRNTSLTAEIADGWLPMFYSPRMDGEHRALLAEGFARRSGALRPPEEFEVTAAVPVVLADDVEQAADTIRPHVALYAGGMGAKGANFHRNVLDRLGYGEACDEIQAHYLAGDKARAVAAVPTELVREIALVGTADDIRAQLPAWQGTAITTMLVQTDPRALPAVAALLTDAV; encoded by the coding sequence ATGCGCCTCGGGTACTACGTCGGGTACTGGTCGGCCGGTCCGCCGCCGGGCGCGCAGGAGGCCGTGCTGGCCGCCGAGCAGCTCGGCTTCGACTCGGTGTGGACGGCCGAGGCCTACGGCTCGGACGCGCTCACCCCGCTCGCGTGGTGGGGCGCGCGCACGTCGACGATCCGCCTCGGCACCGCGATCGCGCAGCTCTCGGCCCGGACGCCCACCGCGACCGCGATGGCCGCGCTCACGCTCGACCACCTGTCGGGCGGCCGGTTCGTGCTCGGGCTCGGCGCGAGCGGCCCCCAGGTCGTCGAGGGCTGGTACGGGCAGCCGTACCCGCGACCCCTCGCCCGTACGCGCGAGTACGTCGACGTCGTCCGTCAGGTCCTCGCGCGCGAGGCGCCCGTGACCTACGACGGCGACTTCTACCGCCTCCCGCTGCCCGCCGACGAGGGCACCGGCCTCGGCAAGCCGCTGCGCCCCACCGTGCACCCCCTGCGCGCCGACCTGCCGATCCACCTCGCGGCCGAGGGCCCGCGCAACACCTCGCTCACCGCCGAGATCGCCGACGGGTGGCTGCCGATGTTCTACTCCCCGCGCATGGACGGCGAGCACCGCGCGCTGCTCGCCGAGGGGTTCGCCCGCCGGTCCGGTGCGCTGCGCCCCCCGGAGGAGTTCGAGGTCACCGCCGCGGTCCCCGTCGTCCTGGCCGACGACGTGGAGCAGGCGGCCGACACGATCCGGCCGCACGTCGCGCTCTACGCGGGCGGGATGGGCGCCAAGGGTGCGAACTTTCACCGCAACGTCCTCGACCGGCTCGGCTACGGCGAGGCGTGCGACGAGATCCAGGCCCACTACCTCGCGGGCGACAAGGCCCGCGCGGTGGCTGCGGTGCCGACCGAGCTCGTCCGCGAGATCGCGCTCGTCGGCACGGCCGACGACATCCGTGCCCAGCTCCCGGCGTGGCAGGGCACCGCGATCACCACCATGCTCGTCCAGACCGACCCGCGGGCGCTGCCGGCGGTCGCCGCGCTCCTCACGGACGCCGTCTGA
- a CDS encoding MGMT family protein has protein sequence MDDDYVEAVLDLVATIPSGRVMTYGTVADVVNEQAVRAGGSPRGGPRQVGQVMSRAGSGVPWWRVVNAQGAPPARHRVRAMEQLVAEGTPRTADGSRVALRRAIWFPDD, from the coding sequence GTGGACGACGACTACGTCGAGGCCGTGCTCGACCTCGTCGCGACCATCCCGTCCGGCCGGGTCATGACGTACGGGACGGTCGCCGACGTGGTCAACGAGCAGGCCGTGCGCGCGGGAGGCAGTCCGCGCGGCGGGCCGCGCCAGGTCGGCCAGGTGATGAGCCGTGCCGGGTCGGGCGTCCCGTGGTGGCGCGTCGTGAACGCGCAGGGCGCGCCGCCCGCCCGGCACCGCGTCCGCGCGATGGAGCAGCTCGTCGCGGAGGGGACGCCGCGCACCGCCGACGGGTCGCGCGTCGCGCTGCGGCGCGCGATCTGGTTCCCCGACGACTGA